A genome region from Labilibaculum antarcticum includes the following:
- the typA gene encoding translational GTPase TypA encodes MRKLRNIAIIAHVDHGKTTLVDKMIMHSNIFRKNENPGDLILDNNDLERERGITILSKNVSLEYNGVKINIIDTPGHSDFGGEVERVLNMADGVLLLVDAFEGTMPQTRFVLQKALALGLKPIVVVNKVDKPNCRPEEVQEQVFELMFNLDATEDQLDFPTIYGSAKQGWMSKDWLKPTTDITAILDAVIEHIPAPKIIDGTTQMLITSLDFSSYVGRIAIGRVHRGEIREGTDVSLVKPDGSIKKQRVKELHIFTGLGKERVKSVSSGEICALVGIEGFDIGDSICSVEDPEPLAPIAIDEPTMSMLFTINNSPFYGKDGKFVTSRHLMDRLYKELEKNLALRVEKTDSADSYIVYGRGVLHLSVLIETMRREGYEIQVGQPQVIIKQIGGEKCEPVEFLFIDLPEDVSGRAIEIVTQRKGEMLTMERKADRIHLEFHIPSRGIIGLRNQLLTATAGEAVISHRFLEYQPHKGNIPGRINGSLIAMETGLTFAYALNKLQDRGTFFVAPTVEIYEGQVIGENNRAGDLVINVTKTKKLTNMRTSGTDEKVRLSPPILHSLEEALEYIQGDEYVEVTPNSIRLRKIFLKETDRKRSGK; translated from the coding sequence ATGAGGAAATTGAGAAACATTGCGATTATCGCCCACGTTGATCATGGTAAGACCACTTTGGTTGACAAAATGATAATGCACAGCAATATTTTTAGAAAAAATGAGAACCCAGGTGATTTAATTCTTGATAACAACGACCTGGAAAGAGAGAGGGGAATCACCATCTTATCGAAGAACGTTTCCCTTGAGTACAACGGGGTAAAGATCAATATTATTGATACTCCTGGTCACTCGGATTTTGGTGGAGAAGTTGAACGTGTTTTGAATATGGCTGATGGGGTTCTACTACTGGTAGATGCCTTTGAAGGAACTATGCCTCAAACTCGTTTTGTATTGCAGAAAGCTTTAGCTTTGGGTCTTAAGCCAATTGTAGTTGTTAATAAAGTTGACAAACCAAACTGCAGACCAGAAGAAGTTCAAGAACAAGTTTTTGAGCTGATGTTTAATCTGGATGCTACAGAAGACCAGTTAGACTTCCCAACCATTTACGGTTCGGCTAAGCAAGGCTGGATGTCAAAAGACTGGCTAAAACCAACAACTGACATTACTGCAATTCTTGATGCGGTAATTGAGCACATTCCAGCGCCAAAAATTATTGATGGCACAACACAGATGCTTATTACATCTCTTGACTTCTCATCTTACGTAGGACGAATTGCCATTGGACGTGTTCACCGAGGAGAGATTCGTGAAGGAACGGATGTTAGTTTGGTTAAGCCTGATGGCAGCATCAAAAAACAACGTGTTAAAGAATTACATATATTCACTGGATTAGGTAAAGAAAGAGTTAAATCTGTTTCGTCAGGAGAAATTTGTGCTTTAGTTGGTATTGAAGGATTCGATATTGGAGATTCTATTTGTAGTGTCGAAGACCCGGAACCTCTTGCTCCAATTGCTATTGATGAGCCTACAATGAGTATGTTATTCACCATCAACAACTCTCCATTTTATGGAAAAGATGGTAAATTCGTTACTTCCCGTCACTTGATGGACCGACTATATAAAGAACTTGAAAAGAACTTAGCTCTTAGAGTTGAGAAAACTGATTCGGCAGATTCATATATTGTATACGGACGTGGTGTTCTTCACTTATCTGTACTTATTGAAACAATGCGTCGTGAAGGATACGAAATCCAAGTTGGTCAGCCACAAGTTATCATCAAACAAATTGGTGGTGAAAAATGTGAGCCAGTCGAATTCTTGTTTATTGATCTTCCGGAAGATGTTTCAGGAAGAGCAATAGAGATCGTAACTCAACGTAAAGGAGAAATGTTAACTATGGAACGTAAGGCTGATCGTATTCACCTTGAATTCCATATTCCATCAAGAGGTATTATTGGTTTAAGAAATCAGCTGTTGACTGCTACTGCCGGAGAAGCAGTAATTTCTCATCGCTTTCTTGAATACCAACCACACAAAGGGAATATCCCAGGCCGTATTAACGGATCCTTAATTGCGATGGAAACAGGATTAACTTTTGCTTATGCTTTAAATAAACTACAAGACCGAGGCACATTTTTCGTTGCCCCAACGGTTGAGATTTATGAAGGCCAGGTAATTGGAGAGAATAATCGTGCTGGTGACTTAGTTATAAATGTTACCAAAACGAAGAAACTAACCAATATGCGTACTTCAGGTACTGATGAAAAGGTGAGATTATCACCTCCAATTCTTCACTCTCTTGAAGAGGCTCTGGAATACATTCAAGGTGACGAGTATGTTGAAGTTACACCAAACTCTATCCGTTTAAGAAAAATATTCCTTAAAGAAACTGATCGTAAAAGATCTGGCAAATAA
- a CDS encoding PadR family transcriptional regulator yields MKIENTKAQMRKGVLEYCILSILSRNDAYASDIIKELKEAKMIVVEGTLYPLLTRLKNDGLLSYRWEESTQGPPRKYYTIAELGSNFLKELDQSWQDLVTAVNTIKK; encoded by the coding sequence ATGAAGATCGAGAATACTAAAGCCCAAATGCGAAAAGGAGTGCTGGAATATTGTATCCTATCCATTTTATCAAGAAATGATGCTTACGCTTCAGATATTATTAAAGAGCTAAAAGAGGCAAAAATGATTGTTGTAGAAGGAACGTTATATCCACTACTAACTCGTTTGAAAAACGACGGATTACTTAGCTACCGCTGGGAGGAATCAACTCAAGGTCCACCCCGTAAATATTATACGATTGCTGAATTGGGAAGTAATTTCCTTAAAGAATTAGATCAATCGTGGCAAGATTTAGTTACTGCAGTAAATACAATTAAAAAGTAA